One window of the Streptomyces sp. ITFR-21 genome contains the following:
- a CDS encoding transglycosylase SLT domain-containing protein: MQLPTIPKFGRLSKKHKITAAGAAAAAAVVLTVTGLQVTGGSASAAGDPTGFAVSAGDQVKSLDAKTGPASEHTAADRAAAQKKAAADRAAAKKAAAQAAEAKKHAAAAKKAAAKRATAEAAAKKKAAADAAARKKAAAAAAERARERAAANRSEQRAAVKAAPAAKAPVRAAVPAAPAPVTYTDDLDGWIKHSLAIMHEKGIPGSYDGIYRNIIRESSGNPNAINLWDSNAAAGIPSKGLLQVIDPTFQTYHVDGTSWNIYDPVANITAACNYAFHVYGSMDNVNSAY, encoded by the coding sequence ATGCAGCTCCCCACGATCCCGAAGTTCGGCCGACTGTCCAAGAAGCACAAGATCACGGCGGCCGGTGCCGCCGCCGCGGCGGCTGTTGTCCTGACGGTTACCGGTCTCCAGGTGACCGGTGGGTCCGCGTCGGCCGCCGGTGACCCGACCGGGTTCGCCGTCTCCGCCGGCGACCAGGTGAAGAGCCTGGACGCGAAGACCGGTCCGGCGTCCGAGCACACGGCCGCCGACCGGGCGGCCGCGCAGAAGAAGGCCGCCGCCGACCGGGCGGCCGCGAAGAAGGCGGCGGCCCAGGCGGCCGAGGCGAAGAAGCACGCCGCGGCCGCGAAGAAGGCGGCCGCGAAGAGGGCAACCGCCGAGGCCGCCGCGAAGAAGAAGGCGGCGGCCGACGCCGCGGCCAGGAAAAAGGCCGCCGCCGCGGCGGCCGAGCGGGCCCGGGAGCGCGCGGCCGCCAACCGGTCGGAGCAGCGCGCGGCCGTCAAGGCCGCGCCTGCGGCCAAGGCGCCGGTCAGGGCCGCCGTACCCGCGGCTCCCGCCCCGGTCACCTACACCGACGACCTGGACGGCTGGATCAAGCACTCGCTGGCCATCATGCACGAGAAGGGTATTCCGGGCAGCTACGACGGTATTTACCGGAACATCATCCGTGAGTCGAGCGGGAACCCGAACGCGATCAACCTGTGGGACTCCAACGCCGCCGCCGGTATTCCCTCCAAGGGCCTGCTTCAGGTGATCGACCCGACCTTCCAGACGTATCACGTCGACGGTACGTCGTGGAACATCTACGACCCGGTCGCCAACATCACCGCCGCGTGCAACTACGCGTTCCACGTGTACGGCTCGATGGACAACGTGAACTCCGCCTACTGA